One Verrucomicrobiaceae bacterium genomic window carries:
- a CDS encoding GNAT family N-acetyltransferase — translation MEIRIATSLEEKQAIYELRYACYVEELGWHYQHADTARHHLRDAADDHATLYYAECDGKVIATCRLHFGDIMIDEVTRERFGLHRFIDHCPPSACAFIFRLVVAPEHRGSTVMIRLLTRCYEDGWRHGIRFSFCWCRPRLVEIYERLGFLRYKENISGTAQGYVTPMVMLNEDAEHLHRVRSPFLRVCRAHTPSMKAAEWFDLTFPEARTSSVRHTVEVDELMRQWSARMQEGDMMLLNGFTPQQTQSLLQAGTVLQLRAGDLIIQENEAGHEMFLVLEGVLSLTCSQIEGGQKEIARLGSGQIFGELALVSKARRNASVQAITNAKVLVISREFLQRAMKALPETAILFLYNLCQVLAGKLRDTTDWLLATQKTPEPLNTTS, via the coding sequence ATGGAGATACGCATTGCCACTTCATTGGAAGAAAAGCAGGCCATCTATGAGCTGAGGTATGCCTGTTATGTGGAGGAACTGGGATGGCACTACCAGCACGCCGACACAGCCCGCCATCATCTGCGGGATGCGGCAGACGATCACGCCACGCTCTACTACGCGGAGTGTGATGGAAAGGTGATCGCTACGTGTCGGTTGCACTTTGGAGACATCATGATCGATGAGGTCACGAGGGAGAGATTCGGGCTACATCGCTTTATCGATCATTGTCCTCCTTCGGCCTGCGCCTTCATTTTCCGCCTCGTGGTGGCACCTGAGCATCGCGGCTCCACCGTGATGATACGTTTACTCACCCGCTGCTATGAGGATGGTTGGCGGCATGGCATCCGTTTCAGCTTCTGCTGGTGTCGCCCTCGGCTGGTGGAGATCTATGAGCGACTTGGCTTTCTGCGCTACAAAGAGAATATCTCCGGCACGGCACAAGGTTACGTCACACCCATGGTCATGCTGAATGAAGACGCTGAGCACCTTCATAGGGTGCGCTCTCCATTTCTACGTGTCTGCCGTGCCCACACGCCGTCCATGAAAGCGGCTGAGTGGTTTGACCTTACCTTCCCTGAAGCCAGAACGTCTTCAGTCCGACACACAGTCGAGGTAGATGAACTCATGCGGCAATGGTCTGCACGGATGCAGGAGGGAGATATGATGTTGCTTAACGGCTTCACTCCCCAGCAGACTCAGAGTCTGTTACAAGCTGGAACTGTGCTGCAACTGCGAGCGGGAGACTTGATCATCCAAGAGAATGAGGCAGGGCATGAAATGTTCCTCGTGCTGGAGGGCGTCTTGAGTCTCACTTGCAGCCAGATAGAAGGCGGACAGAAGGAAATCGCGAGATTGGGCAGTGGTCAGATCTTCGGAGAACTCGCCCTCGTTTCCAAAGCGCGACGCAACGCCAGTGTGCAGGCCATCACGAATGCCAAAGTCCTCGTGATCTCACGAGAGTTCCTCCAGCGAGCGATGAAAGCTCTGCCGGAAACGGCCATCCTCTTCCTCTACAACCTATGCCAGGTGCTCGCCGGTAAACTGAGGGACACAACAGACTGGCTATTGGCCACCCAGAAAACACCCGAGCCTCTCAACACCACCTCATGA
- a CDS encoding protein kinase: MASELPRSCPVCHSGIPTGFPEGLCPKCLLGAQAAPKSPVPLDADLDKTVPVAAPSPSQGGRPPGIPSVEMLRRMFPDLEILEVLGVGGMGAVYKARQPRLNRYVALKIMVAAPGHEVAFALRFEREAQVLAQLSHPHIVILYDFGELGPERTGADPLYYFLMEYVDGTDLGRLIKSNELRSTQALAIVPQICEALQYAHDQGITHRDIKPANILLDKKGTVKIADFGLAKMVGSGAADAMMTGLTQTGTAMGTPHYMAPEQWEHPDQVDHRADIYALGVVFYEMLTGERPAGVFELPSKKSTPPVDKKLDSVVMRAMEKDPGRRYQHAGQIGDEVSRISGANSGKHKPRDGETETAPRNLKPVLVLGAAASLALGGWALWPEEEKLSTKSSPSASAATSSVRPGRLRAAGVTWRGQPHNLTKFAPYTDFVDVTGGGDSWVALRENGETVSLDGGSDRKGIKRIVRAVSISDDFAFIDHAGQLLFRAGREHELPPGLKKMVVVDAILGSEHGVALTESGVAVPFGRRYREVVGDPAESARWGTPEWPQPPEQALQKVKAVAATTTHAATLHHDGTVSVWGWEGLVKWTADPRQKPIRQVASALDSLWMLDEADQVWTLSLPRNPSPQQPVGSLGKPRLMESHRALRIGNRCWMRATGGWCAEDSDSRWILQQNSLGPDTVFSLITGGFSEKGQASLLWIEPVNKATTAVAAATPFTDREAAEWGLKYIEGINTKAGGVPFGVKVRVGNGPEKLVKNVVELPKEAFSVTAIYCEPPDEQNGDATIQGRLADADVLRFAGLKAVKELRLFGKLTGRSLAAVMRIPALEVLSISADSLVPADLDALKDARLSELGFFNLRARDAGALQVLSSLQSLRTLIFNGAADPALVAALPSIPKLERLRLMFSPALTDEAISPLATKFPALTEVNLARSRNLHGTTLESLKSLTKLGLIDLIDTKVDDAALATLSGTQIPRLKLAYTRITDASLPVLTSLPLLELDLSDTMITDAGLAKLVLIKTLRRLVLNIYRNAGFSAEGIAAFQKLRPDVEVPSIRYAPGGIKPATPKGKANPFPLPRPQRSAKGGKVSAWHYRDGPISRPNGVLAVPPGLDDVVALELGHMFGYGPAEVRPTLQHALALRADGKVIGWGRDEFGESKTPPDMRPAIAIAAGQRFSLALHEDGTVTGWGDGQSFIWNAALSWSDIVAIAAGRGHVLGLTSKGRVLATGENTERQTDVPAEVQGRVIRIVARQNTNLVLLDDGTVRVWGDVKKVDVDSANQARGVAAIFLSRERVFTTDASGRLTAHFLAGDVMSPPESILELQGVSQISTATADDPIVGVYSDATHRWHFWGTNEWALPEVQKHLEAAGNPKWLAIPSPQHMLGISTAVQIAK; this comes from the coding sequence ATGGCTTCTGAACTCCCACGCTCCTGTCCTGTTTGTCATTCGGGTATTCCTACCGGATTCCCAGAGGGGCTTTGTCCCAAGTGCCTGCTGGGAGCGCAGGCTGCGCCGAAATCTCCCGTGCCTTTAGATGCTGATTTGGACAAGACAGTGCCTGTTGCTGCACCATCGCCATCGCAAGGGGGGCGTCCCCCAGGTATTCCCAGTGTGGAGATGCTGCGGCGGATGTTCCCAGACTTGGAGATCCTAGAAGTACTTGGTGTGGGCGGCATGGGTGCGGTTTACAAGGCGCGGCAGCCGAGGCTGAACCGATACGTGGCACTGAAGATCATGGTGGCCGCCCCAGGGCATGAGGTGGCTTTTGCGCTGCGTTTTGAGCGTGAGGCGCAGGTGCTCGCCCAGCTCAGCCATCCGCACATCGTCATTCTATATGACTTCGGTGAACTGGGACCGGAGCGCACGGGCGCAGACCCGCTCTACTACTTCCTCATGGAGTATGTGGACGGCACGGATCTGGGGCGTCTCATCAAATCGAACGAGCTACGCTCTACGCAAGCCCTCGCCATCGTGCCGCAAATCTGTGAGGCTCTGCAATACGCTCATGATCAGGGCATCACTCACCGCGACATTAAGCCCGCGAACATCCTGCTCGACAAGAAGGGCACGGTCAAAATCGCCGACTTCGGTCTTGCCAAGATGGTCGGTAGCGGTGCAGCCGATGCGATGATGACGGGCCTGACGCAGACAGGCACGGCAATGGGCACTCCGCATTACATGGCTCCAGAGCAGTGGGAGCACCCCGATCAGGTGGACCACCGCGCGGACATCTACGCCCTCGGCGTGGTCTTTTATGAAATGCTCACCGGCGAGCGCCCGGCAGGTGTCTTTGAGCTGCCCTCGAAGAAATCCACTCCGCCCGTGGATAAGAAGCTCGATAGCGTAGTGATGCGTGCGATGGAGAAGGATCCCGGCCGCCGCTATCAGCACGCCGGGCAGATCGGTGATGAGGTGAGCCGCATCTCTGGGGCCAACAGCGGGAAGCACAAGCCCAGAGACGGTGAAACGGAAACCGCCCCCCGGAATCTCAAGCCCGTGCTCGTCCTGGGTGCTGCTGCCTCTCTCGCTCTAGGCGGTTGGGCACTGTGGCCGGAGGAGGAGAAACTAAGCACCAAGTCTTCGCCTTCTGCCTCCGCGGCCACCTCTTCTGTCAGGCCTGGCCGTCTCCGTGCCGCCGGGGTAACATGGCGGGGGCAGCCACATAATCTCACGAAGTTCGCACCCTATACAGACTTTGTCGATGTGACCGGTGGTGGAGACTCCTGGGTGGCCTTGCGCGAGAACGGTGAGACCGTCTCGCTGGACGGTGGCTCTGACCGCAAAGGCATCAAGCGCATCGTTAGAGCGGTAAGCATCTCTGACGACTTTGCCTTTATCGACCATGCCGGCCAGCTCCTTTTCCGCGCTGGGCGTGAGCATGAGCTGCCCCCTGGATTGAAGAAAATGGTCGTGGTGGATGCGATCCTCGGATCCGAGCATGGTGTAGCTTTGACGGAGTCGGGCGTGGCGGTGCCCTTTGGCAGACGTTACCGTGAAGTCGTGGGTGATCCCGCTGAATCCGCCCGTTGGGGCACACCAGAATGGCCGCAGCCGCCGGAACAAGCACTGCAAAAGGTGAAGGCTGTGGCTGCTACCACCACCCACGCGGCCACCCTGCATCATGATGGCACGGTATCCGTCTGGGGTTGGGAAGGTCTGGTAAAATGGACTGCCGATCCCAGGCAGAAACCCATTCGGCAGGTGGCTTCTGCCTTGGACAGTTTGTGGATGCTCGACGAGGCCGATCAAGTCTGGACATTATCCTTGCCTAGAAATCCGTCACCCCAACAGCCCGTCGGCTCGCTGGGAAAACCCCGCTTGATGGAATCACACCGGGCTCTGCGCATCGGCAATCGCTGTTGGATGCGTGCTACGGGGGGCTGGTGCGCGGAGGATTCTGATTCCAGGTGGATTCTACAACAGAATTCTCTTGGGCCTGATACGGTCTTTTCCCTCATCACCGGAGGCTTTTCAGAAAAGGGGCAGGCCTCCCTGCTGTGGATCGAGCCGGTGAATAAGGCCACGACTGCGGTGGCGGCGGCAACGCCTTTCACCGACCGCGAGGCAGCGGAGTGGGGGCTGAAATATATAGAGGGTATTAATACCAAAGCAGGCGGTGTTCCGTTTGGTGTAAAAGTGCGCGTGGGCAACGGGCCGGAGAAGTTGGTGAAGAACGTGGTGGAGTTGCCAAAGGAAGCCTTCTCTGTGACCGCGATCTATTGTGAGCCGCCCGATGAGCAAAATGGAGATGCCACCATCCAGGGCCGTCTCGCCGATGCTGACGTGCTGCGCTTCGCGGGTCTCAAAGCCGTGAAAGAGCTGCGTCTATTCGGGAAGCTCACCGGACGCTCCCTGGCGGCAGTGATGCGCATACCGGCCTTGGAAGTTCTCTCTATTTCCGCCGACTCCCTCGTGCCTGCCGATCTCGACGCGCTCAAAGACGCCCGCCTTTCCGAGCTGGGCTTCTTTAATCTCAGGGCGCGCGATGCGGGAGCGCTCCAAGTGCTGAGTTCACTGCAGAGCCTGCGCACTCTGATCTTCAATGGCGCGGCGGACCCGGCGCTGGTGGCCGCGCTGCCATCCATACCGAAGCTGGAGCGCCTGCGCCTCATGTTCAGCCCGGCACTGACCGACGAGGCAATCTCCCCGCTCGCCACCAAATTCCCGGCGCTCACCGAGGTCAACTTGGCCCGGTCCCGGAACCTGCATGGCACGACACTCGAATCATTGAAGAGCCTGACCAAGCTGGGGCTGATCGACCTGATCGACACAAAGGTGGACGACGCGGCGCTGGCCACCCTGAGCGGAACGCAAATCCCCCGGCTCAAGCTGGCCTACACCCGCATCACGGATGCCAGCCTGCCTGTGCTCACCAGCCTCCCGCTACTGGAGCTGGACCTCTCTGACACGATGATCACCGACGCCGGGCTGGCAAAGCTGGTGCTGATCAAGACTCTGAGACGACTCGTGCTTAACATCTACCGCAACGCCGGCTTCTCGGCAGAGGGCATCGCCGCCTTCCAGAAGCTGCGCCCGGATGTGGAGGTGCCCAGCATCAGGTATGCGCCGGGTGGGATAAAGCCCGCCACGCCCAAGGGTAAGGCCAATCCTTTCCCCCTACCACGTCCGCAGCGTTCGGCGAAAGGTGGCAAAGTGTCCGCCTGGCATTACCGGGATGGGCCGATCTCCCGGCCGAATGGTGTCCTGGCTGTGCCGCCCGGTTTGGATGATGTGGTGGCGCTGGAACTCGGCCACATGTTTGGCTACGGGCCTGCGGAAGTCCGGCCCACTCTGCAACACGCACTGGCACTCCGTGCTGATGGAAAGGTCATCGGCTGGGGGCGGGACGAGTTTGGGGAGTCGAAGACGCCTCCAGATATGAGGCCAGCGATCGCCATCGCCGCAGGGCAGCGCTTCTCGCTGGCCTTGCATGAGGATGGCACCGTCACGGGGTGGGGAGACGGTCAGAGTTTCATTTGGAATGCGGCCTTATCATGGAGTGATATAGTGGCGATCGCCGCAGGGAGAGGGCATGTCCTCGGGTTGACATCAAAAGGACGTGTCCTAGCCACTGGCGAGAATACTGAACGTCAGACTGACGTTCCTGCGGAGGTACAGGGCCGGGTGATCCGCATCGTCGCGCGGCAAAACACCAACCTTGTGCTGCTGGATGACGGCACCGTGCGGGTGTGGGGCGATGTGAAAAAGGTGGACGTGGACTCGGCCAACCAAGCGCGTGGCGTGGCAGCTATCTTCCTCTCCAGGGAGCGGGTCTTCACAACAGATGCATCCGGCAGGTTGACGGCGCATTTCCTGGCGGGAGACGTGATGTCACCGCCAGAATCCATTCTTGAGCTGCAAGGGGTCTCTCAGATCAGCACAGCTACGGCGGATGACCCAATTGTGGGCGTGTATTCAGATGCCACCCACCGCTGGCACTTCTGGGGTACCAATGAATGGGCATTGCCCGAGGTGCAGAAGCATCTGGAAGCTGCGGGCAACCCAAAGTGGTTGGCTATTCCCTCGCCGCAGCACATGCTTGGCATCAGCACGGCTGTGCAGATCGCGAAGTGA
- a CDS encoding sigma-70 family RNA polymerase sigma factor, whose amino-acid sequence MDAGNSRLKPFPTTQWSLIVRAAAADPAERDKALAEICTLYWPPVYAFIRSRGHAPHDAEDLTQALFAVLLERNDFAKADSTHGKLRSYLLAAAKNHLSSEHRKEHRLKRGGDAVMLSFDAVDAEARCLIPEPMDDMTPDKVFERQWAITIMETVVSQLAARYAEKEQTDLFTALKPFINADDAAAPQSEIARKLGMTDQAFRVAVHRLRQRYAEVLRQTVKSTLGSGEDVEAEIARMMSAFG is encoded by the coding sequence ATGGACGCAGGAAACAGTCGGCTCAAGCCATTCCCCACCACCCAATGGAGCCTCATCGTCCGGGCAGCGGCTGCTGATCCTGCGGAGCGCGACAAGGCTCTGGCGGAGATATGCACGCTCTACTGGCCGCCCGTGTACGCTTTCATCCGCTCGCGCGGTCATGCGCCACACGATGCGGAGGACCTGACCCAGGCGCTCTTCGCCGTGCTGCTGGAGCGCAACGACTTCGCCAAGGCCGACTCCACCCACGGCAAGCTGCGCTCCTACCTGCTCGCCGCCGCCAAGAACCATCTCAGCAGCGAGCACCGCAAGGAGCACCGTCTCAAGCGCGGTGGCGACGCGGTCATGCTCTCCTTTGATGCCGTGGATGCCGAGGCGCGCTGCCTGATCCCCGAACCGATGGATGACATGACGCCGGACAAGGTCTTCGAGCGCCAGTGGGCCATCACCATCATGGAAACCGTCGTAAGCCAGCTCGCCGCCCGTTACGCCGAGAAGGAGCAGACCGATCTCTTCACCGCGCTCAAGCCCTTCATCAATGCGGACGACGCAGCCGCTCCGCAGAGCGAAATCGCACGCAAGCTTGGAATGACGGATCAGGCATTCCGAGTGGCCGTCCATCGATTGCGCCAACGCTACGCCGAGGTACTACGCCAGACAGTGAAATCTACTCTAGGCTCTGGCGAGGATGTGGAGGCAGAGATCGCACGCATGATGAGCGCATTTGGCTGA
- a CDS encoding HlyD family efflux transporter periplasmic adaptor subunit translates to MVKIAASYAFSAPQIVTDLHVKSGDHVKKGQRLATLDSAARFQAALETAQAEHKLALSRQSQAQARLTAGEVEAAAAATARAQEDHDYAALELHRNEQLHTQAAVAKTHLDRWESEVRIKKSVHQQMQRTQSALESSLNMEIKTTTSAVEAAMAAVRRAETEMTLGYVIAPRDGRVLKTLLHAGEIATTPLLEFAGSDLRNVLAEVDETDIRFIKIGASAKVTSRALANPLTGKVIDIGLRVKRRDALNADPAARSDGRVVEVTVRLDDPTPVTGLTHLECDVVIQAPD, encoded by the coding sequence GTGGTCAAGATCGCTGCATCTTATGCGTTCAGCGCCCCTCAAATCGTCACGGATCTGCATGTGAAAAGCGGCGATCATGTGAAGAAGGGTCAACGGCTGGCTACCCTGGATTCCGCCGCGCGATTCCAAGCAGCTCTGGAAACTGCGCAGGCGGAGCACAAACTTGCCCTCAGTCGTCAATCACAGGCCCAGGCGCGGCTCACGGCTGGAGAGGTGGAAGCCGCAGCAGCAGCGACTGCTCGTGCCCAGGAAGATCACGACTACGCCGCGCTCGAACTCCACCGCAACGAACAACTCCATACGCAGGCCGCCGTGGCAAAGACCCATTTGGATCGCTGGGAATCCGAAGTGAGAATCAAGAAGTCCGTCCATCAGCAGATGCAGCGCACTCAAAGTGCCTTGGAAAGTTCTCTGAACATGGAGATTAAAACGACCACGTCCGCAGTCGAGGCGGCCATGGCAGCCGTGCGACGCGCGGAGACTGAGATGACTCTCGGTTACGTGATCGCGCCCCGCGACGGTCGAGTGCTCAAGACCCTCCTTCACGCCGGAGAAATCGCCACCACCCCGCTGCTGGAGTTCGCAGGATCAGACTTGCGGAATGTCCTGGCCGAAGTCGATGAGACGGACATTCGCTTCATCAAGATCGGTGCCTCAGCGAAGGTGACGAGTCGCGCGTTGGCCAACCCTTTGACTGGGAAGGTCATCGACATTGGCCTGCGGGTGAAGCGTCGGGACGCCCTGAATGCCGACCCCGCCGCACGCTCCGATGGGCGCGTCGTTGAGGTCACCGTTCGGTTGGATGATCCCACACCCGTGACAGGCCTCACCCACCTGGAATGTGACGTAGTGATCCAAGCACCGGATTGA